One window of Anaerolineae bacterium genomic DNA carries:
- a CDS encoding tetratricopeptide repeat protein, whose product MKIRGQGSGIRGKYIFLAIMLFFCCSGIVAAADVNELIFQGADYHYKGNLDKALSSFEQAIQLDPENEYAHNQLGILYGKKDEFDKAFREFLTVADIDRQNTFALLWLGILHLRKGEMNQAFERFNKIIQIDPNSADSYYFLGTIYNFRRNPVMAIEYLKKARNADSGEADTHFRLAKAFHNADMIANALLEYNRTLEIKPSYTKALNEIGWIYYNTGKKEAAIKQWGKTLEINSNDRDAILNLAKVYNDSAWDAFTSGKKGDALKYWQKTLNINPGNKAAKYYMATYGSGK is encoded by the coding sequence ATGAAAATCAGGGGCCAGGGATCAGGGATTAGGGGGAAATATATCTTCCTTGCTATTATGCTGTTTTTTTGTTGCAGTGGTATTGTTGCGGCCGCGGATGTAAATGAGCTGATATTTCAGGGGGCTGACTATCATTACAAGGGGAATTTGGACAAAGCTTTAAGCAGTTTTGAACAAGCAATACAACTTGATCCTGAAAATGAATATGCGCATAACCAGCTTGGCATCCTGTATGGGAAAAAAGACGAATTTGACAAAGCTTTCAGAGAATTTTTAACTGTTGCAGATATAGACAGGCAAAATACTTTCGCACTCTTGTGGCTGGGTATTCTTCACCTGCGTAAAGGGGAAATGAACCAGGCCTTTGAGAGGTTTAATAAAATAATTCAAATTGATCCAAACAGTGCAGACAGCTACTATTTTCTTGGAACTATCTACAATTTCAGACGTAATCCGGTTATGGCTATCGAATATCTGAAAAAGGCGAGGAATGCCGATTCCGGAGAGGCAGACACCCATTTCAGGCTGGCAAAAGCCTTTCATAATGCGGATATGATTGCGAATGCATTGCTTGAATACAACAGGACGCTCGAAATCAAACCTTCATATACAAAAGCGCTTAATGAAATTGGATGGATTTACTATAATACAGGGAAAAAAGAGGCAGCCATAAAGCAATGGGGAAAAACCCTGGAGATAAACAGCAATGACAGGGATGCTATTCTTAACCTTGCCAAGGTTTATAATGATTCCGCATGGGATGCTTTTACATCAGGGAAAAAAGGGGACGCCTTAAAATACTGGCAAAAGACCCTTAACATAAATCCAGGCAATAAAGCGGCAAAGTATTATATGGCAACATACGGTTCAGGAAAGTAA